One Cryptosporangium phraense genomic window carries:
- the glyA gene encoding serine hydroxymethyltransferase — protein sequence MALNQPPTPHLDAEDPEVARLIVDEAQRQQDSIRLIASENYVSTAVLEATGSVFTNKYSEGYAGKRYYEGQQLVDPLEELAIARAKAVFGVEHANVQPYSGSPANLAIYLATLTPGDTVMGMGLPSGGHLTHGWSVSATGKWFNAVHYGVRKETGRVDLDEVRDLALKERPKLIFCGGTAVPRTIDFAGFAAIAKEVGAVLAADIAHIAGLIAGGAHPSPVGSADIISTTTHKTLRGPRGAMLMSTEEYAKALDKAVFPGLQGGPHNHTTAAIAVALKEAQTPEFSAYAHQVVANAKALADALLERGFDLVSGGTDNHLILADLTPKGIGGKPAAKALDRAGVELNYNTVPFDPRKPFDPSGIRIGTAAVTTRGLTPAQMPQIADFIDRAIAAENNDDALDAIAAEVRELLSAFPVPA from the coding sequence ATGGCGCTCAACCAACCGCCCACGCCCCACCTCGACGCCGAAGACCCCGAGGTCGCCCGCCTGATCGTCGACGAGGCCCAGCGCCAGCAGGACTCGATCCGGCTGATCGCCTCGGAGAACTACGTCTCGACCGCCGTGCTCGAGGCCACCGGCTCGGTCTTCACGAACAAGTACTCCGAGGGCTACGCGGGCAAGCGCTACTACGAGGGCCAGCAACTCGTCGACCCGCTCGAGGAGCTGGCCATCGCCCGCGCGAAGGCCGTCTTCGGAGTCGAGCACGCGAACGTGCAGCCGTACTCCGGCTCGCCCGCGAACCTCGCGATCTACCTGGCCACGCTCACGCCCGGCGACACCGTGATGGGCATGGGGCTCCCGAGCGGTGGCCACCTGACCCACGGCTGGAGCGTCTCGGCCACCGGCAAGTGGTTCAACGCCGTCCACTACGGCGTCCGCAAGGAGACCGGGCGCGTCGACCTGGACGAGGTGCGCGACCTGGCGCTCAAGGAGCGCCCGAAGCTGATCTTCTGCGGCGGCACCGCCGTCCCGCGGACGATCGACTTCGCCGGCTTCGCCGCCATCGCCAAGGAGGTCGGCGCGGTCCTGGCCGCGGACATCGCGCACATCGCCGGGCTGATCGCCGGTGGCGCGCACCCGTCGCCGGTCGGCTCGGCCGACATCATCTCGACGACGACGCACAAGACGCTGCGCGGACCGCGCGGCGCGATGCTGATGTCGACCGAGGAGTACGCGAAGGCGCTCGACAAGGCCGTCTTCCCGGGCCTGCAGGGCGGTCCGCACAACCACACGACCGCGGCCATCGCGGTGGCGCTCAAGGAAGCGCAGACGCCGGAGTTCTCGGCCTACGCCCACCAGGTCGTGGCGAACGCCAAGGCGCTGGCCGACGCGCTGCTGGAGCGGGGCTTCGACCTGGTCTCGGGCGGAACCGACAACCACCTGATCCTGGCCGACCTCACGCCGAAGGGCATCGGCGGCAAGCCGGCCGCGAAGGCGCTCGACCGGGCCGGCGTCGAGCTGAACTACAACACGGTGCCGTTCGACCCGCGCAAGCCGTTCGACCCGTCCGGTATCCGGATCGGCACCGCGGCCGTCACCACCCGGGGCCTCACCCCGGCGCAGATGCCGCAGATCGCCGACTTCATCGACCGCGCGATCGCGGCCGAGAACAACGACGACGCCCTCGACGCGATCGCCGCCGAGGTCCGCGAGCTCCTGAGCGCGTTCCCGGTCCCGGCCTGA